A window of Arcobacter acticola genomic DNA:
TAAGTTAAAACCATATGAGCTTGCTCAAATCTACTGTTTGCTTTTTTGTAAATTACATATGTAATTCTTAACTTATCATCAGGAATTCCTAGTTTTATCAAAGAAAAATATTTAGCAATTGCATAATCTTCACAATCACCTGCCCCTGTACCCATAAATTCAAAAGGTGTAGCCCAGTAATCTTTTTGTTTCCAATGGGCAGCATCTGTTTTGTAAGTTATTTGGTTAAAAAAATCATTTACATTTTTAATTTTATTTAAAAGTGATTCATTTTTAGAAGATTCTATCATAGAATCCCAAGCTTCAACTCTAGTTTTAGCACTAGAACCGTATTTTCTTTCTATTGAATTGAGTTGAGAGTCGGTGATGTTGAAATTTTTTGAGGCAATAAGAAAAATAGAGGAAAAGGAGATAATTGTAAAAGATATTAATAATATTTTTTTCAATATATCTCCTCTTTTTTGTTAATATTATAGCTAATATTTATTTAAAATAAAAAAATTATCTTAAAAGAGCTTTGATTTCTTCTTCGGATATTTTTTCATTATCATATTTAATTGCTATTACATTTTCAGTATTATTTATATACCATTCATCAATAGCATCATTAGTTAAATTTCCACTATTTTCTAAATGGAATTCATTTAATGATAAATAAGCAAATTTTTTCTTAGCTGGATTTGCCATAGTTAATATTAATACCGCCCATAAAGCACAAATCAATGCAATAACTATAACCATAGTGCTTAAGTTTTCTTCATTATAGAACATACCACCAAGTACTCCACCTAAAAAAGTTCCTAAGTAACCAGCTGAGTTAAAGATTCCTAAAACTAAACCTCTTTGGTGAACTTTTGCAAATTTTGAAGCAAGTGATTGCATAATTGGTTCATGCATATTAAATCCAATAAAGAATATAACAACACCAATAACAAAAACAGTAGCACTTGGGCTAAATCCAATAATT
This region includes:
- a CDS encoding transglutaminase-like cysteine peptidase; its protein translation is MKKILLISFTIISFSSIFLIASKNFNITDSQLNSIERKYGSSAKTRVEAWDSMIESSKNESLLNKIKNVNDFFNQITYKTDAAHWKQKDYWATPFEFMGTGAGDCEDYAIAKYFSLIKLGIPDDKLRITYVIYKKANSRFEQAHMVLTYYHKTGAEPVILDNINRRLELASKRDDLKPVYSFNASGLWQAKNKGDTRVGDNNLKSWKNLIGRF